Proteins co-encoded in one Setaria viridis chromosome 9, Setaria_viridis_v4.0, whole genome shotgun sequence genomic window:
- the LOC117838438 gene encoding riboflavin biosynthesis protein PYRD, chloroplastic, protein MASSLVSRPHLSARPVRAASLASPSRACVAAGVRCQAQAAGDLDRHYMRRCVELARKAAGHTSPNPMVGCVIVRDGRVVGEGFHPKAGQPHAEVFALRDAGDLAENATAYVSLEPCNHYGRTPPCTEALINAKVKEVVMGMTDPNPIVASKGIEKLQGAGIDVRVGVEEVLCRKLNEAYIHRMLTGKAFATLRATLSMNGIVTNQLGKGADLSGGYYSQLMKEYDGVIISSDLAKMSTLPVSHEAGANQPQYIIIAQGESSRLHIPSLSEEHASKAIVLADSPITVEPAGVEVAVLRQIDLDSILQLLAQRGLCSVLVDFREAGESFASLLNDFQEEKLVQKVVVEVLPVWLASEGLNNLAFGGSQSFPLKNVEHREPGNAAPHAHHPHGTQPLAGIAVDYRPEACRHEPDTGEIHVTFTYDHDGRDGSRWRSRHRFLPGSAVAATIRAPAGDASGLNYNLYLSSLEGCREMDEIDFEFLGNDKRALQTNYHVGGGGGREQIHRLPFDPSDGFHHYAIAWDAKAIEWRVDGELIRREERREGEPWPEKPMRLYASVWDASDIDEGRWTGTYHGSDAPYVCSYKDVVVPPVEFWVEDDEQCQDADARDAPAAVVEEETDAVAIAPAMNDEGKCQDADPRDAPADDDPAAGAAAAVEDVGKD, encoded by the exons ATGGCCTCCTCGCTCGTCTCGCGCCCGCACCTCTCCGCGCGCCCCGTCCGCGCCGCCTCCCTGGCCTCCCCTTCCCGCGCCTGTGTCGCGGCCGGCGTGCGGTGCCAGGCGCAGGCGGCGGGGGACTTGGACCGCCACTACATGCGGCGGTGCGTGGAGCTGGCGCGCAAGGCGGCCGGCCACACCAGCCCCAACCCTATGGTGGGATGTGTCATCGTCCGCGACGGCCGCGTCGTCGGAGAGGGATTCCACCCCAAAGCCGGCCAGCCACACGCCGAG GTCTTTGCTCTGAGAGATGCAGGTGATTTAGCTGAGAATGCAACTGCTTATGTGAGCTTGGAGCCCTGCAACCACTACGGGAGGACTCCTCCTTGCACTGAAGCACTAATCAATGCAAAAGTAAAGGAAGTTGTCATGGGGATGACTGACCCAAATCCTATTGTGGCATCCAAAGGGATTGAAAAGCTCCAAGGTGCTGGGATAGATGTGAGGGTGGGCGTGGAGGAAGTGTTGTGTCGCAAACTAAATGAAGCTTACATTCATCGCATGCTCACCGGGAAGGCTTTTGCGACTTTGAG AGCTACACTCTCAATGAATGGAATCGTCACAAACCAACTTGGGAAGGGAGCTGATCTGTCAGGTGGGTACTACTCGCAATTGATGAAAGAATACGACGGAGTCATAATTTCAAGCGACCTGGCCAAAATGTCAACCTTACCGGTCTCGCACGAAGCTGGCGCAAACCAACCTCAGTATATCATCATAGCACAGGGAGAAAGTTCCCGACTACATATCCCATCTCTCAGCGAAGAGCATGCATCTAAGGCGATAGTTCTTGCTGATAGCCCTATCACCGTGGAGCCAGCCGGGGTTGAAGTCGCCGTCCTTCGTCAGATAGATCTAGACTCCATCCTTCAACTCCTCGCACAGCGAGGGCTTTGCAGCGTGCTGGTGGATTTCAGAGAGGCCGGGGAAAGCTTTGCGTCGCTTCTAAACGACTTCCAGGAGGAAAAGCTGGTTCAGAAGGTTGTCGTGGAGGTACTGCCTGTATGGCTAGCGAGCGAAGGGCTCAACAACCTGGCGTTTGGTGGAAGCCAATCGTTCCCGCTGAAGAACGTGGAGCACAGGGAG CCGGGCAACGCGGCGCCGCACGCGCACCACCCCCACGGCACGCAGCCGCTGGCGGGCATCGCCGTGGACTACCGCCCGGAGGCGTGCCGCCACGAGCCCGACACCGGCGAGATCCACGTCACCTTCACCTACGACCACGACGGCAGGGACGGCTCGCGCTGGCGCTcccgccaccgcttcctcccCGGCAGCGCCGTGGCCGCAACCATCCGCGCCCCCGCGGGGGACGCCTCGGGGCTCAACTACAACCTCTACCTCTCCTCCCTCGAGGGCTGCAGGGAGATGGACGAGATCGACTTCGAGTTCCTCGGCAACGACAAGCGCGCCCTCCAGACCAACTACcacgtcggaggcggcggcggcagggagcaGATCCACCGGCTCCCCTTCGACCCCTCCGACGGCTTCCACCACTACGCCATCGCCTGGGACGCCAAGGCCATCGAGTGGCGCGTCGACGGCGAGCTGATCCGGAGGGAGGAGCGCCGCGAGGGGGAGCCGTGGCCGGAGAAGCCGATGCGCCTCTACGCCTCCGTGTGGGACGCCAGCGACATCGACGAGGGGAGGTGGACCGGCACGTACCACGGCAGCGACGCGCCCTACGTCTGCAGCTACAAGGACGTGGTGGTGCCCCCCGTTGAGTTTTGGGTGGAAGACGATGAACAATGTCAGGATGCGGATGCCAGAGATGCGCCTGCTGCTGTTGTGGAAGAAGAGACAGATGCAGTGGCCATCGCGCCTGCAATGAACGATGAAGGTAAGTGTCAGGATGCAGATCCCCGAGATGCGCCTGCTGATGATGatccggccgccggcgctgctgctgctgtggaaGACGTCGGTAAAGACTAG